One stretch of Roseimicrobium sp. ORNL1 DNA includes these proteins:
- a CDS encoding response regulator, giving the protein MLALIIDDEIQIRRLLRLALESRGYEVREAEAGQLGLQETAFHRPDVILLDLGLPDMDGTQVLERLREWSEVPVLILSVRDQEQVKVRAFELGADDYVTKPFSTAELLARLQAIQRRSTSAQESPVLDCGSLRIDLSSHQVTLSGHELKLTPTEYALASQLATHAGRIVTQKQLLKAVWGPSADTHAHSLRVYVNLLRKKLQADPAAPRIQNEPGIGYRMSAVDGGSAPLHS; this is encoded by the coding sequence ATGCTCGCCCTCATCATCGACGACGAAATCCAAATCCGCAGACTGCTGCGTCTGGCTCTGGAATCGCGTGGATACGAAGTGCGCGAAGCGGAAGCCGGTCAACTCGGTTTGCAGGAAACCGCGTTTCATCGCCCCGATGTGATCCTCCTCGATCTCGGCCTGCCGGACATGGATGGCACCCAAGTCCTCGAACGTCTCCGCGAGTGGAGCGAAGTCCCTGTGCTGATTCTTTCCGTGCGCGATCAGGAGCAGGTGAAGGTGCGGGCCTTCGAACTCGGCGCGGACGACTATGTAACGAAACCCTTCAGCACCGCAGAACTGCTCGCGCGCTTGCAGGCCATTCAGCGACGCTCCACCAGTGCGCAAGAATCTCCCGTGCTCGACTGTGGCAGCCTGCGCATCGATCTGTCTTCTCATCAGGTGACGCTCAGTGGCCATGAGCTGAAACTCACGCCTACGGAGTATGCGCTCGCCAGCCAGCTCGCCACACACGCAGGACGCATCGTCACGCAGAAACAACTGCTCAAGGCCGTGTGGGGACCAAGCGCGGATACACACGCGCACTCCCTCCGTGTGTATGTGAATCTGCTTCGAAAAAAACTTCAGGCCGATCCTGCAGCACCTCGAATTCAGAACGAGCCGGGCATCGGATACCGCATGTCCGCGGTCGATGGTGGCAGTGCGCCGCTTCATTCCTGA
- a CDS encoding SGNH/GDSL hydrolase family protein, with product MKLPPLLVAFVATALVVPLHAEHDGKLQVLLVGDSTTEARIPKQHQPKGPHFEDVIRILMAGEKDMPPCNVINSGVSGEFIRRLLDSKRYERDIQKLPGLDYIFIRYGINDQAKRENFTENFPKDYQELIGLLKKDHPAAQIIIMTIIPYGNLEKNQQVNALNEKVAKEAGLPLFDIFPRYLAELKKGENMLNYRRISLDKIPPQYLEIVKPFTFENPPRVEVLDNQFDAILGHIPAWYADRHPNPAGYNVIADETAKYLTKMIREKKGATTPAPAAAKAP from the coding sequence ATGAAGTTGCCGCCCCTCCTTGTCGCCTTCGTCGCCACGGCACTGGTCGTGCCACTCCACGCCGAGCACGACGGCAAACTCCAGGTCCTTCTTGTGGGTGACAGCACCACGGAGGCGAGGATTCCCAAACAACACCAGCCCAAGGGGCCACACTTTGAAGATGTGATCCGCATCCTGATGGCGGGGGAGAAGGACATGCCGCCCTGCAATGTCATCAACTCGGGAGTGAGCGGCGAATTTATCCGCCGGTTGCTGGATTCGAAACGTTATGAGCGCGACATCCAGAAGCTGCCCGGCCTGGATTACATCTTCATCCGGTACGGCATCAACGACCAGGCGAAGCGTGAGAACTTCACGGAAAACTTCCCCAAGGACTATCAGGAGCTGATTGGTCTTCTGAAGAAGGACCATCCCGCGGCGCAGATCATCATCATGACGATCATTCCGTACGGCAACCTGGAGAAGAACCAGCAGGTGAATGCCCTCAATGAAAAGGTCGCCAAGGAGGCGGGCCTGCCACTCTTCGACATCTTTCCCCGCTATCTCGCCGAGCTGAAGAAGGGCGAGAACATGCTGAACTACCGCCGCATCTCCCTGGACAAGATCCCGCCGCAGTACCTTGAGATCGTGAAGCCGTTCACCTTTGAGAATCCTCCCCGTGTCGAGGTCCTGGACAACCAGTTCGATGCCATTCTGGGCCACATCCCCGCGTGGTATGCTGACCGGCACCCCAACCCTGCCGGGTACAACGTGATTGCCGATGAAACGGCGAAGTATCTCACGAAGATGATCCGCGAGAAGAAGGGTGCGACCACGCCCGCTCCGGCAGCTGCAAAGGCTCCGTGA
- the metF gene encoding methylenetetrahydrofolate reductase [NAD(P)H], with translation MHIRDIFSERKPTFSFEFFPPKTPEGAETLFEAIRELEVYKPAFVSVTYGAGGTTRDLTHELVVRIKQTTSLDPVPHLTCVCHSEADIASILERYAEAGVSNILALGGDPPRNLANYEKAKDAFQHASDLVRFIRGFAESGAHKDGRGFGVGVAGFPEGHPSTPNRLLEMDYLKAKVDAGADYICTQLFFDNRDFFDFRDRCRLAGIHVPILAGIMPISSASGMKRMAELAGGARFPAKLLKAIARCGNDEDAVQRVGVHYATEQCADLLDHQVDGIHFYTLNKSKATREIYADLGLKDSHSFQSHPSPA, from the coding sequence ATGCACATTCGTGACATCTTCAGCGAGCGCAAGCCGACCTTCTCCTTCGAATTCTTCCCGCCCAAGACACCCGAGGGCGCTGAAACCCTGTTTGAGGCCATCCGCGAGTTGGAGGTGTACAAGCCTGCCTTCGTGAGTGTGACCTACGGCGCCGGTGGTACCACACGGGACCTGACGCACGAACTCGTGGTGCGCATCAAGCAAACCACCTCCCTGGACCCGGTGCCGCACCTCACCTGCGTGTGCCACAGCGAAGCCGACATCGCCTCCATCCTGGAGCGGTATGCGGAGGCTGGCGTGAGCAACATTCTCGCCCTCGGTGGCGACCCTCCCCGCAACCTGGCCAACTATGAAAAGGCCAAGGACGCCTTCCAGCACGCCTCGGATCTCGTCCGCTTCATCCGCGGGTTTGCAGAAAGTGGTGCGCATAAGGATGGCCGTGGATTCGGTGTGGGTGTCGCCGGCTTCCCGGAGGGCCACCCCTCGACTCCGAACCGCCTGCTGGAAATGGATTACCTGAAGGCCAAGGTGGACGCCGGTGCGGACTACATCTGCACCCAGCTCTTCTTCGACAACCGCGATTTCTTCGACTTCCGCGACCGCTGCCGCCTGGCGGGCATCCATGTGCCCATCCTTGCAGGCATCATGCCCATTAGCAGTGCGAGCGGCATGAAGCGCATGGCGGAACTGGCCGGAGGCGCGCGCTTCCCTGCGAAGCTCCTCAAGGCCATCGCCCGCTGCGGCAACGACGAGGACGCCGTACAGCGCGTGGGGGTGCACTATGCCACCGAGCAATGCGCCGATTTGCTCGATCATCAGGTGGACGGCATCCACTTCTACACGCTAAACAAGAGCAAGGCTACGAGGGAGATTTACGCGGACCTTGGGCTGAAGGACTCTCACTCATTCCAGTCACATCCCAGCCCAGCATGA
- a CDS encoding ABC-F family ATP-binding cassette domain-containing protein: MLAAENLGISYGPRRLFGGLNFTLRAGERVALAGPNGAGKSTLLKMIAGIEQQDEGRFIKAKAVEIGYLPQEGVEIKGRTLMAEAETAFEGALQLQRELDETSELLGQLSHESPEYADALEVFGDLQLRLEHHDISTMKPRIERVLVGLGFSHADMDRLTDEFSGGWQMRIALAKLLLAEPSVLLLDEPTNHLDIESVVWLEDYMKSYHGAVLLISHDRQFLDNLTNRTLAFESGKVNLYSGNYSFYVRESTARREQLERAKKNQDREIAKTQAFIDRFRAQATKASQAQSRIKMLDKIERIELEDTEDEIGFNFPQPPPSGHTVVRMEGISKTYDGTKLILKPFDFEITKGDRIAIVGVNGAGKTTFSKIAAGVEKATGGTRELGHHVRIGYYSQDHADSLDGTKTVLQTIEKNAKGLSEAQLRTLLGCFLFRGDDAFKSVKVLSGGERGRLALANMLLTPANFLVLDEPTNHLDMRSQGVLQQALTDYTGTYLIVSHNRAFLDPIVNKTLEFRVGEPPRLYLGNLSYYLTKKAEEKARGYQPAPLTTAAPPPTPRPGAEVDTVNAKERRRLEAQRRQEKTRTLKPLQEQLEKVEATISNLESEKAALTKKMAGEGFGEDAGEVVETTSRFGAVEHALERAFSQWSTLSEEIERAEKKFGDV; this comes from the coding sequence ATGCTTGCCGCTGAAAACCTCGGAATCTCCTATGGCCCACGCCGCCTCTTCGGCGGATTGAACTTCACCCTGCGCGCAGGGGAACGTGTGGCTCTGGCTGGCCCGAACGGCGCGGGCAAGTCCACCTTGCTCAAGATGATTGCGGGAATCGAGCAGCAGGACGAGGGACGCTTCATCAAGGCGAAGGCCGTGGAGATTGGCTACCTGCCCCAGGAGGGCGTGGAAATCAAAGGCCGCACCCTGATGGCCGAGGCGGAGACGGCGTTCGAAGGAGCGCTGCAACTCCAGCGTGAACTGGATGAAACCAGCGAACTGCTCGGTCAGCTCTCGCACGAATCCCCGGAGTACGCGGACGCGCTGGAGGTCTTCGGCGATCTCCAGCTCCGGCTGGAGCATCATGATATTTCCACCATGAAGCCGCGCATCGAGCGCGTGCTCGTCGGTCTGGGGTTCTCCCATGCGGACATGGACCGGCTCACGGATGAATTCAGCGGCGGCTGGCAGATGCGCATTGCCCTGGCGAAGCTGCTGCTCGCCGAGCCCAGCGTGCTGCTGCTGGACGAGCCGACGAACCACCTGGACATCGAATCCGTCGTCTGGCTGGAGGACTACATGAAGTCCTACCACGGCGCGGTCCTGCTCATCAGCCACGATCGCCAGTTCCTGGACAATCTCACCAATCGCACGCTGGCCTTTGAGAGTGGGAAGGTGAACCTCTACTCGGGGAACTACTCCTTTTACGTGCGCGAGAGCACGGCACGCCGCGAGCAGCTGGAGCGGGCCAAGAAGAATCAGGACCGCGAAATTGCGAAGACGCAGGCATTCATCGACCGTTTCCGGGCGCAGGCCACCAAGGCCTCCCAGGCGCAGAGCCGCATCAAGATGCTCGACAAGATCGAGCGCATCGAGCTGGAGGACACGGAGGACGAGATCGGCTTCAACTTCCCCCAGCCCCCGCCCAGCGGTCACACCGTGGTGCGCATGGAGGGCATTTCGAAAACCTATGATGGCACCAAGCTGATCCTGAAGCCCTTCGATTTCGAAATCACCAAGGGGGACCGCATCGCCATCGTGGGTGTGAACGGCGCGGGCAAGACCACATTCAGCAAAATCGCGGCCGGAGTGGAGAAGGCCACGGGAGGCACGCGCGAACTCGGGCACCATGTGCGCATCGGCTACTATTCGCAGGACCACGCCGACTCGCTGGATGGCACCAAGACCGTGCTCCAAACCATCGAGAAAAACGCGAAAGGCCTCTCCGAGGCGCAGCTCCGCACCCTGCTGGGCTGCTTCCTCTTCCGCGGGGATGATGCCTTCAAATCCGTGAAGGTGCTCAGTGGTGGTGAGCGTGGGCGCCTTGCCCTGGCGAACATGCTGCTCACCCCGGCGAATTTCCTCGTGCTGGACGAGCCGACGAACCACCTGGACATGCGCTCCCAAGGCGTGCTGCAGCAGGCCCTGACGGACTACACGGGCACCTACCTCATCGTTTCCCACAATCGCGCGTTCCTGGACCCGATTGTGAACAAGACCCTGGAGTTCCGCGTGGGTGAGCCGCCCCGGCTGTATCTGGGGAATCTGAGCTACTACCTCACCAAGAAGGCTGAAGAGAAGGCGCGGGGCTATCAACCCGCACCCCTGACCACAGCGGCGCCGCCGCCAACCCCACGTCCTGGAGCGGAAGTCGATACGGTGAACGCCAAGGAACGCCGTCGCCTGGAGGCCCAGCGCCGCCAGGAGAAGACGCGTACCCTGAAGCCCCTGCAGGAGCAGCTCGAGAAGGTGGAGGCTACTATCTCCAACCTGGAATCCGAGAAGGCCGCACTCACGAAGAAGATGGCCGGCGAAGGCTTCGGCGAGGACGCGGGAGAGGTCGTGGAGACCACGTCGCGCTTCGGGGCTGTGGAGCACGCCTTGGAGCGAGCTTTCAGCCAGTGGTCCACCTTGAGCGAGGAAATCGAGCGCGCGGAGAAGAAGTTCGGGGACGTCTGA
- a CDS encoding amidohydrolase: MHLTQSLRRILPPRLLLPLCVAGFAVLPFAHSKPGVAQIVLSSKLTDEEQARLRKLYEELHAAPELSYLEEKTSQRLAKELREIGFTVTEKVGGWGVVGVLKNGEGRTVLVRTDMDALPVRELTGLPFASKVRVKDADGSDVPVMHACGHDMHMACWTGTARWFAENKKKWSGTLVFIGQPAEEKGGGSAPMLEDGLYTRFPKPDACVALHCNSDMAVGTFGLIEGPATANVDSVDITVRGIGGHGSAPHTTKDPVVLAAQIIVALQMIDSREIDPREAVVVTVGSIHGGTKHNIIPDEVKLQLTIRSFNAETRGKTLAAIRRISEGMARAAGLPDTHLPEIKEAERFTPVVQNDPALTKRIAAALKERYGDAAVKNRRPTMGGEDFSRYGMTEDKIPICMFWLGTVPPARATEAENGGKPLPSLHSPLYKPEAEGSLQYGVGSLTSAVQAALEK, from the coding sequence ATGCATCTCACCCAGTCCCTCCGGCGCATACTCCCACCGCGCCTCCTCCTGCCACTTTGTGTGGCGGGATTCGCCGTCCTGCCGTTCGCGCATTCGAAGCCAGGCGTGGCCCAGATTGTCCTTTCGTCAAAACTCACAGATGAAGAGCAGGCACGACTCCGGAAACTGTATGAAGAACTGCATGCCGCGCCCGAGCTTTCCTACCTCGAGGAGAAGACCAGCCAGCGACTGGCGAAGGAACTGCGCGAAATCGGCTTCACTGTCACCGAGAAAGTCGGAGGCTGGGGCGTTGTCGGCGTGCTGAAGAATGGCGAAGGCCGCACGGTGCTGGTGCGCACCGACATGGACGCGCTGCCCGTGCGCGAACTGACCGGCCTGCCCTTCGCCAGCAAGGTGCGCGTGAAGGACGCCGATGGCTCCGACGTGCCCGTGATGCATGCCTGCGGACATGACATGCACATGGCCTGTTGGACCGGCACGGCACGCTGGTTTGCGGAGAACAAAAAGAAATGGAGCGGCACGCTCGTCTTCATCGGCCAGCCCGCCGAGGAAAAAGGCGGAGGCTCCGCTCCCATGCTGGAGGATGGACTCTACACACGCTTCCCCAAGCCGGATGCCTGTGTGGCCCTTCACTGCAACAGCGACATGGCGGTCGGCACCTTCGGCCTCATCGAAGGACCTGCCACGGCGAATGTGGATAGCGTGGACATCACCGTGCGTGGCATCGGTGGTCACGGCAGTGCTCCGCACACCACGAAGGATCCCGTGGTGCTCGCCGCACAGATCATCGTGGCGCTCCAGATGATCGACAGCCGTGAAATCGATCCGCGCGAAGCCGTCGTCGTGACCGTGGGCAGCATCCACGGCGGCACGAAGCACAACATCATCCCAGATGAAGTGAAGCTGCAGCTCACGATTCGCTCCTTCAACGCCGAAACTCGCGGCAAAACACTGGCCGCCATCCGTCGCATCTCAGAAGGGATGGCACGCGCTGCCGGCCTGCCGGACACACACCTGCCGGAGATTAAAGAAGCCGAGCGCTTCACTCCCGTGGTACAGAATGATCCGGCGCTGACCAAGCGTATCGCCGCGGCGCTGAAGGAACGCTATGGCGATGCCGCCGTGAAGAACCGCCGCCCCACCATGGGTGGTGAAGACTTCAGCCGCTACGGCATGACGGAGGACAAAATTCCGATTTGCATGTTCTGGCTGGGCACCGTGCCCCCGGCGCGCGCCACAGAAGCCGAGAATGGCGGCAAGCCGCTCCCCAGCCTGCACTCACCCCTCTACAAACCGGAAGCAGAAGGCAGCCTGCAGTACGGCGTAGGCAGCCTCACCTCTGCGGTTCAGGCGGCGCTGGAGAAGTGA
- a CDS encoding ROK family protein, whose product MKSDLFAAIEAGGTKFNCAIGTGPDDIRASVRIPTTSPTETLHDVMEFLQNASKMGRIVGIGVGSFGPIDLNRQSDTYGYITTTPKDGWKYTDLLGSMKELFHAPVGFDTDVNAAALAEYTWGNGEACDPLVYITVGTGIGGGVLVNGKPLHGSLHPEIGHLFIPAIQSDAPNPDGICPFHGDCLEGLISGPAIAARWGAPAETFPPEHECWGEFATLMALGLSNLILTLSPQRIILGGGVMHQEHLFPMIREEVQRMLNGYVQTYEVLQDIDNFIVPPGLGDRAGMLGAMVLAQQAKGK is encoded by the coding sequence ATGAAGTCGGATCTCTTTGCAGCCATCGAAGCCGGAGGCACCAAATTCAACTGCGCCATCGGTACTGGTCCGGATGATATCCGCGCCTCCGTCCGCATTCCCACCACCTCGCCCACCGAAACCTTGCATGACGTGATGGAGTTCCTCCAGAACGCCTCCAAGATGGGCCGCATTGTGGGGATTGGCGTTGGCTCCTTTGGTCCCATTGATCTGAACCGCCAGAGCGACACCTACGGCTACATCACCACCACCCCGAAAGACGGGTGGAAGTACACGGACCTGCTCGGCTCCATGAAGGAGCTCTTCCATGCGCCGGTGGGCTTCGATACGGATGTGAATGCCGCCGCGCTCGCCGAGTACACCTGGGGGAATGGTGAAGCCTGCGACCCACTGGTCTACATCACCGTGGGCACGGGCATCGGTGGTGGCGTGCTGGTGAATGGCAAGCCGCTGCACGGCTCGCTGCATCCGGAGATTGGCCACCTGTTCATTCCCGCCATCCAATCAGACGCGCCGAATCCGGATGGCATCTGCCCCTTCCACGGCGACTGCCTGGAGGGCCTCATCAGTGGTCCCGCCATTGCCGCACGCTGGGGCGCGCCTGCGGAGACTTTCCCACCGGAACATGAATGCTGGGGCGAATTCGCCACGCTCATGGCCCTGGGTCTTTCCAATCTCATCCTCACACTTTCGCCGCAACGCATCATCCTCGGTGGTGGCGTGATGCACCAGGAGCACCTCTTCCCGATGATTCGTGAAGAAGTGCAGCGCATGCTCAACGGCTACGTGCAGACCTATGAGGTGCTGCAGGACATCGACAACTTCATTGTCCCGCCTGGCCTCGGCGACCGCGCCGGCATGCTCGGCGCCATGGTGCTGGCGCAGCAGGCGAAGGGGAAATAG
- a CDS encoding sensor histidine kinase KdpD, translating into MSPDDTRPDPDALLAQVQREEHAERTGRLYLFLGMCPGVGKTYAMLEAARQRQKEGLNVLVGIVETHGRHETAALLQGLPILPKQKLEHRGHTLEEFDLDAALKQRPDLLLVDELAHTNAPGSRHAKRYQDVLELLDAGIDVCTTLNVQHIESQVDTVRQISGINIQETVPDSILDRAQEIQLIDLSVEKLLQRLAEGKVYMGERAEWASSNFFQKGNLTALRELALRFTAEQVDRSLEDIRRQRRVTSPWKTHARLMVGIGPSPYAESLIRWTRRAANRLGCPWVVSWIETSRKLSPAEQERLTRALGLARRLGAEIVSATGENISEALLRIARERNVTQIVVGKPERLSILRQSLADKLIAGSGDIDVCVVRPFAPGPSPASESALSDDKRRIPVAEYAWAGAITAAMGALSWMALPLTGYVFSALLFLLAIVIASLRLSRGPVLFMAGLCALLWDYFFIPPRFTFHIEQPHDLLMFVMFFIVALSMGHLTSRLRQREEAERRRLRQTSALLRVTQSAALTVETQAGLKAALNTIDELLGAQTALIVRELDHTLPHTAHAASSFTPTEKEWGVIAWSYENRQPAGRFTATLPESGATWFPLQTATSMMGVLGLALPERASLDFTARQTVEAFALQLALVLEKEHFIQAASHAEVLERSEKLRRTLLDSVSHELKTPLAVMHAALEGLNQPSNPYVREMSTATGRLQRVVDHLLHITRIESSVVEPRRDWCEVSEVLDDAKSSVSDVLTGHPVKISTPEDLPLIHADSILLSQALSNILHNAAIYTPTRTAIEIDARIRESVLRITVRDHGPGLPGGAEVKVFEKFYRAPGSPAGGTGLGLAIARGLMRAQGGDLTAHNHPDGGAVFIMELPVSTQSHSQALEPTLPA; encoded by the coding sequence ATGTCCCCAGACGACACGCGCCCCGATCCCGATGCCCTGCTCGCGCAGGTGCAGCGGGAAGAGCACGCGGAACGCACCGGGCGGCTCTACCTCTTCCTCGGCATGTGCCCTGGCGTGGGCAAGACCTACGCCATGCTGGAGGCAGCGCGGCAGCGACAGAAGGAGGGGCTGAACGTGCTGGTCGGCATTGTGGAAACGCATGGTCGACATGAAACCGCGGCCCTCCTTCAAGGTTTGCCCATCCTGCCAAAGCAGAAGCTGGAACACCGCGGACACACCCTTGAGGAATTTGATCTGGATGCGGCGCTGAAACAGCGACCCGACCTCCTGCTGGTGGATGAACTGGCGCACACTAATGCACCTGGCTCACGCCACGCCAAACGCTACCAGGATGTGCTGGAACTCCTCGATGCCGGCATTGATGTCTGCACCACACTGAACGTCCAGCACATCGAAAGCCAGGTGGATACGGTGCGCCAGATCAGCGGCATCAACATTCAGGAAACCGTACCAGACTCCATTCTTGATCGTGCGCAGGAGATTCAGCTCATCGACTTGAGTGTGGAAAAGCTCCTGCAGCGCTTGGCCGAAGGCAAGGTGTACATGGGCGAGCGTGCCGAGTGGGCTTCCAGTAACTTCTTCCAAAAGGGCAACCTCACCGCCTTGCGAGAGCTCGCGTTGCGCTTCACGGCGGAGCAGGTGGATCGCAGCCTGGAGGACATCCGTCGTCAGCGCCGTGTCACCAGTCCGTGGAAGACACACGCGCGGCTCATGGTCGGTATTGGTCCCAGTCCCTACGCGGAGAGTCTCATTCGCTGGACACGCCGTGCGGCGAATCGCCTTGGATGCCCGTGGGTGGTGAGCTGGATCGAAACCTCACGGAAACTCAGCCCTGCGGAACAAGAACGCCTGACTCGCGCTCTTGGTCTGGCTCGACGCCTCGGCGCTGAAATCGTCTCCGCCACAGGTGAGAATATCTCCGAGGCCCTACTGCGCATCGCACGCGAGCGCAACGTGACACAGATCGTCGTGGGCAAGCCCGAGCGCCTCAGCATTCTGCGACAGTCTCTAGCAGACAAGCTCATCGCGGGCAGTGGAGACATCGACGTGTGTGTGGTGCGGCCATTCGCACCCGGGCCATCCCCCGCTTCAGAGTCCGCTCTTTCCGATGACAAACGCCGCATTCCCGTGGCTGAGTACGCATGGGCAGGCGCGATCACCGCAGCGATGGGCGCACTCAGCTGGATGGCATTGCCTCTTACTGGCTATGTCTTCTCCGCGCTGCTATTCCTTCTGGCGATTGTCATCGCTTCCCTGCGGCTGAGTCGTGGGCCTGTGCTGTTCATGGCCGGTTTGTGTGCCCTCTTGTGGGATTACTTCTTCATTCCTCCGCGCTTCACATTCCATATCGAGCAGCCACATGACTTGCTCATGTTCGTCATGTTCTTCATCGTGGCGCTGAGCATGGGGCACCTCACCTCAAGACTGCGCCAGCGGGAGGAAGCGGAACGGCGTCGCTTGCGCCAGACCTCGGCACTGCTGCGGGTAACTCAGAGTGCGGCCCTCACGGTGGAAACACAGGCGGGGCTCAAGGCCGCGCTGAATACCATTGATGAACTGCTCGGTGCACAGACGGCACTCATCGTGCGCGAGTTGGACCACACCCTGCCGCATACTGCACACGCAGCGAGTTCCTTCACACCCACTGAGAAGGAATGGGGAGTCATCGCATGGAGCTATGAGAACCGCCAACCTGCGGGCCGCTTCACGGCGACCCTTCCGGAGTCTGGGGCAACCTGGTTTCCGCTACAGACAGCCACGTCCATGATGGGTGTGTTGGGACTCGCCCTGCCAGAGAGAGCATCGCTCGATTTCACCGCACGCCAGACGGTCGAGGCCTTCGCCCTCCAGCTCGCATTGGTCCTGGAGAAGGAACACTTCATCCAGGCAGCCAGCCACGCGGAAGTACTGGAGCGTTCGGAAAAGCTGCGCCGCACGCTGCTCGATAGTGTTTCCCATGAACTGAAGACACCCCTCGCCGTCATGCATGCCGCGCTGGAAGGATTGAACCAACCCAGCAATCCCTACGTGCGCGAGATGAGCACCGCGACAGGCCGGCTGCAACGCGTGGTGGATCACTTGCTGCACATCACGCGCATCGAATCCTCCGTGGTGGAGCCGCGCCGTGATTGGTGTGAAGTCTCCGAAGTGCTCGATGACGCAAAGTCCTCCGTCAGCGACGTTCTCACCGGACATCCGGTGAAAATCTCCACCCCGGAAGACCTGCCCCTCATCCACGCAGACAGCATTCTCCTGTCTCAAGCACTGTCGAACATCCTCCACAACGCCGCCATCTACACACCGACACGGACCGCCATCGAAATCGATGCCCGCATCCGCGAGAGTGTGCTGCGCATCACCGTGCGCGACCACGGTCCCGGCCTGCCGGGCGGTGCTGAAGTGAAGGTGTTTGAAAAATTCTACCGTGCGCCCGGCTCTCCCGCAGGTGGCACGGGACTTGGCCTGGCCATCGCGAGAGGACTCATGCGAGCGCAGGGCGGCGACCTCACGGCGCACAATCATCCGGATGGCGGCGCGGTCTTCATCATGGAGCTTCCTGTTTCCACCCAGTCGCACTCCCAGGCGCTGGAGCCCACGCTTCCTGCTTGA
- a CDS encoding MFS transporter: MQTALKAKLSCFMFLQYFIWGSWYASLGAYLGQTLKFDGEQVGLAYGAFAIGAMISPFFVGLIADRYFASEKLLGVLGILGGAVLCWLPNLTTFGTFYPVLILYCALFVPTLALGNSLSLTHLADARTDFPRVKILSAVGWIAGGVTLSLLKGEQSSLQFYLAGAISVAFGIFSLFLPHTPPTKTGANVSLGEILGLDALAMLKKPSFAIFVVCMFLICIPLYFYFVMMGIYLTELKWEGMAAKMTLAQVSDVIFLFLLPVFLKKLGYKKTIFIGILAWALRYFALYGSVHGAGTQVALIFAAILLHGVCYDFLFIAGQLYVDDEAGERIRGAAQGFIAFILWGVGAFVGTYLAGRVMAANKLAVAQGAITHDWQTIWLTPALGACAVLVVFLVFFREPKSRT; the protein is encoded by the coding sequence ATGCAAACTGCGCTCAAGGCAAAGCTGTCCTGTTTCATGTTCCTCCAGTACTTCATTTGGGGATCCTGGTATGCGAGCCTGGGCGCTTATCTGGGACAGACCCTCAAGTTCGATGGCGAGCAGGTCGGTCTTGCCTATGGAGCCTTCGCGATTGGTGCGATGATTTCGCCCTTCTTCGTTGGGCTCATCGCGGACCGCTACTTTGCGTCTGAGAAACTGCTAGGAGTGCTGGGCATCCTCGGTGGAGCGGTCTTGTGCTGGCTCCCGAATCTCACCACCTTTGGCACCTTCTATCCCGTGCTGATTTTGTATTGTGCGCTCTTTGTACCCACGCTCGCCCTGGGCAATTCGCTGTCCTTGACGCACCTCGCAGATGCGCGCACCGACTTCCCGAGGGTGAAAATCCTTTCTGCGGTGGGCTGGATTGCGGGCGGGGTCACTTTGAGCCTGCTCAAGGGGGAGCAGTCCTCGCTGCAGTTTTATCTCGCAGGGGCGATATCGGTCGCATTTGGCATCTTCTCGCTGTTTCTGCCGCACACGCCACCGACGAAGACCGGGGCAAACGTCAGTCTGGGGGAAATCCTTGGGCTCGACGCCTTGGCCATGCTGAAGAAGCCGTCCTTCGCCATCTTCGTCGTATGCATGTTCCTCATCTGCATTCCGCTCTATTTCTATTTTGTGATGATGGGCATCTATCTCACTGAGCTGAAGTGGGAGGGCATGGCCGCCAAGATGACGCTGGCGCAGGTGTCCGATGTCATCTTTCTCTTCCTGCTCCCGGTGTTCCTGAAAAAACTCGGGTACAAGAAGACCATCTTCATCGGCATTCTCGCGTGGGCGCTGCGATATTTCGCGCTCTACGGCAGCGTGCACGGAGCAGGCACCCAGGTGGCACTCATCTTTGCCGCCATCCTGCTGCATGGGGTCTGCTATGACTTCCTCTTCATCGCGGGCCAACTCTATGTCGATGATGAAGCCGGTGAACGCATCCGTGGTGCGGCGCAGGGTTTCATCGCTTTCATCCTTTGGGGTGTGGGCGCCTTTGTTGGCACCTACCTCGCCGGCAGGGTGATGGCGGCAAACAAATTGGCCGTGGCGCAAGGAGCCATTACCCACGATTGGCAGACCATCTGGCTGACTCCGGCCCTGGGCGCCTGTGCGGTGCTTGTTGTCTTCCTCGTGTTCTTCCGCGAGCCCAAGTCACGCACGTGA